From Lacerta agilis isolate rLacAgi1 chromosome Z, rLacAgi1.pri, whole genome shotgun sequence, the proteins below share one genomic window:
- the LOC117040084 gene encoding torsin-1A-like: MKLLPPRRAGRLFVLGATVVLWQLSATAQAVEPISLGLALAGAAASALTGIISYPKLYCYFAHCCFHKPGASNGTVLQEGLDHQLFGQHLAKKVIVKSLTGFLNNPNPKKPLTLSLHGWTGTGKNFASRIIVESLYEGGLNSKFVHQFVSTLHFPHQQNISQYKDQLQMWIRGNVSSCPRSIFIFDEMDKMHAGLIDSIKPFLDYYEELDGVSYRKAIFIFLSNAGAEKITEVALDFWRRGKRREDLSLRDLDLTLSVFNNKNSGFWHSSLIDKHLIDYFVPFLPLEYKHVKRCIRVELETRNYEVDEDIVTQVADEMTYFPKEERIYSDKGCKTVCTKLDFYL; the protein is encoded by the exons ATGAAGCTCCTTCCCCCGCGCCGGGCGGGGAGGCTTTTCGTGCTGGGCGCCACCGTGGTGCTGTGGCAGCTGAGCGCGACCGCCCAGGCGGTGGAGCCCATCAGCCTGGGCTTGGCCCTAGCcggcgccgccgcctccgccctcACAGGAATCATCTCCTACCCGAAGCTCTACTGCTACTTCGCCCACTGCTGCTTCCACAAGCCTGGCGCCAGCAACGGGACAG TGCTTCAAGAGGGTTTGGATCACCAACTCTTTGGGCAGCATCTGGCGAAGAAGGTGATTGTGAAATCGCTTACTGGATTTTTGAATAATCCAAACCCGAAGAAGCCTCTGACACTCTCCTTACATGGCTGGACTGGGACTGGCAAAAACTTTGCTAGTAGGATAATTGTGGAAAGCCTTTATGAAGGAGGCCTCAACAGCAAATTTGTACATCAGTTTGTATCCACTCTGCATTTTCCTCATCAGCAGAACATTTCCCAGTACAAG GACCAGTTGCAGATGTGGATCCGGGGCAATGTGAGCAGCTGCCCAAGATCCATCTTCATATTTGACGAGATGGACAAAATGCATGCTGGCCTCATCGACTCCATCAAGCCTTTCCTGGACTACTACGAGGAGCTGGATGGTGTGTCTTATCGGAAAGCTATCTTCATCTTCCTCAG TAATGCAGGGGCTGAAAAGATCACCGAGGTGGCGCTGGACTtctggaggaggggaaagaggagggaggacCTGAGCTTACGGGACCTGGACCTGACCTTGTCTGTTTTCAATAACAAAAACA GTGGCTTTTGGCACAGCAGCCTGATCGACAAACACCTCATCGATTATTTTGTGCCCTTCCTGCCTCTGGAGTACAAGCATGTGAAAAGGTGCATTCGGGTCGAGCTTGAAACCCGCAACTATGAGGTGGATGAGGACATTGTGACCCAGGTCGCCGATGAGATGACTTACTTCCCAAAAGAAGAGCGGATCTACTCTGATAAGGGATGCAAGACTGTTTGTACAAAGCTGGATTTCTACCTGTAA